The following coding sequences are from one Paenibacillus sp. FSL R5-0912 window:
- a CDS encoding AAC(3) family N-acetyltransferase, producing MHTQSSLLRQLENLRIDPRGTLLVHSSYKSIGEVEGGADTVLDALSEYMKEGLLVLPAHTWSYINGSNPRFSVLESPVCVGILPELFRKRPGVIRSWHPTHSVAALGADAAVFTAGDQRWDTPCARGSVYGKLLDRKAEIMLLGVDLRRNTFIHGIEEWVDIPGRMTDGHELLYTVTPEGEEIAVPSRRHSGLSWSQHFWKVEPVLEEGGALRRGSFGNAGVMICGTVETTDILSRMLADNPDLFSDNEPLSGGDVPEALPKTKSGIPQHRPAGERSRP from the coding sequence ATGCATACCCAATCAAGTCTGCTGCGGCAGCTGGAGAACCTGCGAATCGATCCGCGCGGAACGCTGCTGGTCCATTCCTCCTATAAAAGCATTGGTGAAGTAGAAGGGGGGGCCGACACCGTTCTGGATGCGCTCTCCGAATATATGAAGGAAGGGCTGCTTGTCCTGCCGGCGCATACCTGGTCATATATTAACGGGTCGAATCCGAGGTTCTCTGTTCTGGAGTCTCCCGTCTGCGTAGGCATCCTGCCGGAGCTGTTCCGGAAGCGGCCGGGTGTAATCCGCTCCTGGCATCCGACCCACTCTGTAGCTGCGCTTGGCGCGGACGCGGCGGTCTTCACTGCCGGAGACCAGCGCTGGGATACGCCCTGTGCGCGCGGCTCGGTCTACGGCAAGCTGCTGGACCGCAAGGCAGAGATTATGCTGCTGGGTGTGGATCTGCGGAGAAATACCTTCATCCACGGCATTGAAGAATGGGTGGATATCCCTGGCAGAATGACGGACGGGCATGAACTGCTCTACACTGTTACACCTGAAGGGGAGGAAATCGCTGTTCCTTCACGCAGACATTCCGGACTGTCCTGGTCGCAGCACTTCTGGAAAGTGGAGCCTGTGCTGGAGGAAGGCGGCGCTCTGCGCCGGGGCAGCTTCGGGAATGCCGGGGTCATGATCTGCGGAACCGTGGAGACCACGGATATCCTGAGCCGCATGCTTGCGGATAATCCGGATTTGTTCTCGGACAATGAACCGCTAAGCGGAGGGGATGTGCCTGAAGCATTACCCAAGACGAAGTCCGGAATTCCGCAGCACCGGCCAGCCGGGGAGCGCTCCCGTCCTTAA
- a CDS encoding stalk domain-containing protein translates to MNKKWLIAAVVTGLTVTGSAGVYAGAKLQQIKAYLNHSLGIVVDGTPYWLKDGNGKTLTPITYEGTTYLPIRSIADALDVPITYDAANYKVRIGTGSEVTPSPGTSPGTSAGGGTTAPVEGTARPVNLPKDFPIPPDALIATTLDTDANGVKKVAFSYSTQETLDMMGFVYSEYVRIKRLDNASETVSASTVKITGRLGGTSPVSIIGKASTARPGFNIFTVTWSES, encoded by the coding sequence ATGAACAAAAAATGGCTGATTGCCGCCGTGGTCACCGGACTTACGGTAACCGGCTCTGCAGGAGTCTATGCAGGCGCCAAGCTGCAGCAGATCAAAGCCTATCTCAACCACAGTCTCGGGATTGTGGTGGATGGCACTCCTTACTGGCTGAAGGACGGTAACGGCAAAACTCTAACGCCAATCACCTACGAAGGCACCACTTACCTGCCCATCCGTTCAATCGCGGATGCGCTGGATGTGCCGATAACTTATGATGCCGCGAATTATAAAGTGCGGATCGGTACCGGCAGTGAGGTCACTCCTTCACCGGGAACTTCACCGGGAACCTCCGCCGGCGGCGGGACTACAGCTCCGGTAGAGGGTACTGCCCGGCCGGTTAATCTGCCGAAGGATTTCCCGATTCCGCCCGATGCCCTGATTGCGACTACCCTTGATACGGATGCAAACGGCGTGAAAAAGGTTGCTTTCAGTTACTCCACACAGGAAACGCTGGACATGATGGGATTCGTATACAGTGAATATGTCCGGATTAAGCGGCTCGATAATGCCTCTGAGACCGTATCCGCCAGCACGGTCAAAATTACCGGCAGACTCGGTGGTACAAGCCCGGTATCGATCATTGGTAAAGCTTCGACTGCCCGGCCGGGCTTCAATATCTTCACCGTTACCTGGTCAGAGAGCTGA
- a CDS encoding peptidylprolyl isomerase: MLTTRKPVILLAVMCLMLVILAGCGNKPVNNNAAAATEGVPSATASHPVVTIEMDNGAIIKAELYPEVAPGTVNNFISLIQKGFYDGTIFHRVIPGFMIQGGDPDGTGMGGPGYSIAGEFLNNGFTNNLLHTEGVLSMARSREMDTAGSQFFIMTAAYPSLDGDYAAFGKVTEGLEAVQDIVNLPRDANDRPEQPPVMKKVTVDTLGVTYPEPQKVQ; this comes from the coding sequence ATGCTTACTACAAGAAAACCCGTCATCCTGCTTGCGGTGATGTGTCTGATGCTCGTGATTCTGGCGGGCTGCGGCAACAAGCCTGTAAACAATAATGCTGCTGCAGCTACAGAAGGCGTACCTTCTGCAACTGCCAGCCATCCGGTGGTTACCATTGAAATGGATAACGGCGCCATCATCAAGGCCGAGCTGTATCCCGAGGTTGCCCCGGGCACGGTCAACAACTTCATTTCGCTGATCCAGAAGGGCTTCTATGACGGAACGATCTTCCACCGGGTTATTCCCGGCTTCATGATTCAGGGCGGCGACCCTGACGGTACAGGGATGGGCGGTCCGGGCTATAGCATCGCCGGAGAGTTCTTGAACAACGGCTTCACTAACAATCTGCTGCATACGGAAGGCGTTCTGTCTATGGCCAGAAGCCGGGAAATGGATACGGCGGGTTCACAGTTCTTCATTATGACCGCTGCATATCCGAGTCTCGACGGGGACTATGCCGCTTTCGGCAAGGTTACCGAAGGACTGGAAGCCGTACAGGATATCGTCAATCTGCCGCGTGATGCTAATGACCGCCCTGAACAGCCGCCGGTAATGAAGAAGGTTACGGTTGATACACTCGGCGTAACCTACCCGGAGCCGCAAAAGGTGCAATAA
- a CDS encoding Rrf2 family transcriptional regulator — translation MAKTRNSGAPQYKSFGLVLQALVILAKKGSTCSSCEIAELLSSEATLLRRIMANLTRERILVTREAIRACLLRS, via the coding sequence ATGGCAAAAACACGAAATAGCGGAGCTCCCCAATATAAGTCGTTTGGTCTTGTGCTGCAGGCATTAGTGATTCTCGCGAAAAAAGGAAGTACCTGTTCCAGCTGCGAAATCGCCGAATTGCTGTCGTCTGAAGCCACACTATTGAGGCGCATTATGGCTAATCTGACCCGTGAGCGGATTCTGGTGACCCGCGAGGCTATTCGGGCATGCCTGCTGAGAAGCTGA
- a CDS encoding Leu/Phe/Val dehydrogenase: MELFAAMERDDYEEVLFCQDKASGLKAIIAIHDTTLGPALGGTRMWTYATEEEAVVDALRLAKGMTYKNAVAGLNLGGGKTVILGDPKKDKNEAMFRAFGRYIQGLNGRYITAEDVGTTEEDMDIIHQETDFVTGISATYGSSGNPSPATAFGVYQGMKAAAKAAFGSDSLTGRTVAVQGVGNVSFTLCKYLHEEGARLIVTDINKEAVSRAVEAYGATAVDPDEIIKADCDIYAPCALGATINDESLPLLRAKVVAGAANNQLKEPRHGDALHEMGIVYAPDYVINAGGVINIADELNGYHKERAFKQIAKIYDSITRVLEISQLSGIPAYVAADRLAEERISLLRNSRSTFLRNGQHALSRR; this comes from the coding sequence ATGGAATTGTTTGCGGCAATGGAGCGGGACGACTACGAGGAAGTGCTGTTTTGTCAGGATAAGGCCTCAGGCTTGAAGGCAATCATTGCTATTCATGACACAACACTGGGTCCCGCACTGGGTGGAACGAGAATGTGGACCTATGCTACAGAGGAAGAGGCGGTTGTGGACGCGCTTCGGCTGGCCAAAGGCATGACGTATAAGAATGCGGTTGCCGGGCTGAATCTGGGTGGCGGCAAGACGGTCATTCTCGGGGATCCCAAAAAAGATAAAAATGAGGCGATGTTCCGCGCCTTCGGCAGATACATACAGGGCTTGAACGGCCGTTATATTACAGCCGAGGATGTAGGCACTACGGAAGAGGATATGGACATCATCCATCAGGAGACGGATTTCGTCACCGGGATCTCCGCTACCTACGGTTCATCCGGCAATCCTTCACCGGCTACAGCTTTTGGGGTATATCAGGGCATGAAGGCAGCGGCGAAGGCTGCATTCGGCAGTGATTCACTGACAGGCAGAACCGTCGCCGTGCAGGGTGTCGGCAATGTATCCTTCACACTGTGCAAATATCTTCACGAAGAAGGCGCCCGCCTGATCGTCACAGATATCAATAAAGAGGCTGTCAGCCGTGCAGTAGAGGCTTATGGTGCTACAGCGGTGGATCCGGACGAGATTATTAAGGCAGATTGTGATATCTATGCTCCATGTGCGCTTGGAGCCACGATTAATGATGAGTCCCTGCCGCTGCTGAGAGCCAAGGTTGTGGCAGGAGCCGCTAACAATCAGCTTAAAGAGCCGCGCCACGGGGATGCCCTGCATGAGATGGGGATTGTCTATGCCCCTGACTATGTAATTAATGCCGGCGGCGTAATCAATATCGCCGACGAGCTGAACGGGTACCACAAGGAACGGGCATTCAAGCAAATCGCCAAAATCTACGACAGCATCACCCGCGTGCTGGAAATCTCCCAGCTGAGCGGGATTCCGGCTTATGTCGCAGCGGATCGTCTCGCAGAGGAGCGGATCTCCCTGCTGCGTAACAGCCGCAGTACCTTCCTTCGCAACGGGCAGCACGCCCTCAGCAGAAGATAA
- a CDS encoding DUF898 family protein, with translation MSAVNMNAAMNYGSRESFFDGKLIEYIGWCLAGWLVTVCTLGICYPWSVVMIYRWKVEHTVVNGQRLRFDGTAVSLFGQWIKWFLLSVITLGIYSFWVMIKLEQWRTKNTHFQ, from the coding sequence ATGTCAGCGGTGAATATGAATGCGGCAATGAATTACGGAAGCAGGGAATCCTTTTTTGACGGGAAGCTTATCGAGTATATTGGCTGGTGCCTGGCAGGCTGGCTGGTTACGGTCTGCACTCTCGGGATTTGCTATCCCTGGTCTGTGGTAATGATCTACCGCTGGAAGGTGGAGCATACCGTAGTAAACGGGCAGCGTCTGCGGTTTGACGGTACGGCAGTAAGCTTGTTCGGACAATGGATCAAGTGGTTCCTGCTGTCGGTAATAACGCTGGGGATCTACAGCTTTTGGGTCATGATCAAGCTGGAGCAGTGGAGAACGAAGAATACCCATTTCCAATAA
- a CDS encoding ring-cleaving dioxygenase, whose protein sequence is MSLTLKGLHHVSAITAKAPENYKFYTEVLGLRLIKKTVNQDDVSVYHLFYGDETGNPGTELTFFELPNAGRNRDGNNSISALSLRVPSDDALLFWTQRFTVFGVEHDEITERGGRKTLAFTDHEGQRLILVSDEHNQGMAGGKPWDKSPVPVEYAIVGLGPAHLTVETAEHTALILEDLLGFRRAGTYPSPVTGQPDVIVFETGEGGSGTEIHLEERKDLPQERLGRGGVHHVAFRVDNEEELKLWIERIRTVQLPNSGFVDRFYFRSLYFREPNGILFELATDGPGFATDEEVEHLGEALALPPFLESKRVQIEAHLKPLDTRQQA, encoded by the coding sequence ATGAGTTTAACATTAAAAGGGCTTCATCATGTATCCGCCATTACAGCCAAAGCACCGGAAAACTACAAATTCTACACAGAAGTGCTCGGACTCCGCCTGATCAAAAAAACAGTAAACCAGGATGATGTCTCTGTCTATCACCTGTTCTATGGGGATGAGACCGGGAATCCGGGTACGGAGCTTACCTTCTTCGAGCTGCCGAACGCCGGCCGCAACCGCGACGGCAACAACAGCATCTCTGCACTTTCACTCCGTGTACCAAGTGATGATGCGCTGCTCTTCTGGACTCAGCGGTTCACTGTGTTTGGTGTAGAGCACGATGAGATTACCGAACGCGGCGGCCGCAAGACGCTGGCCTTCACCGACCACGAGGGACAGCGCCTTATCCTCGTCTCGGATGAGCATAATCAGGGTATGGCCGGCGGCAAGCCCTGGGACAAGAGCCCCGTTCCGGTGGAATATGCCATTGTTGGACTGGGCCCGGCACATCTAACAGTAGAGACAGCCGAACATACAGCACTGATTCTGGAAGATCTGCTCGGCTTCCGCCGCGCGGGCACTTATCCTTCGCCGGTAACCGGACAGCCGGATGTCATCGTGTTCGAGACCGGAGAAGGCGGGTCCGGCACCGAGATTCATCTGGAGGAACGCAAGGATCTGCCGCAGGAGCGCCTCGGACGGGGCGGCGTGCATCATGTCGCCTTCCGCGTGGATAACGAAGAAGAGCTTAAGCTGTGGATCGAACGTATCCGCACCGTACAGCTGCCCAATTCAGGATTCGTCGACCGCTTCTACTTCCGCTCACTGTACTTCCGCGAGCCGAATGGAATCCTGTTCGAGCTGGCTACAGATGGTCCGGGCTTCGCCACCGATGAAGAGGTGGAGCATCTGGGCGAAGCCCTGGCCCTGCCGCCGTTCCTGGAGTCGAAACGGGTACAGATCGAAGCCCATTTGAAGCCGCTGGATACCCGGCAGCAGGCTTAA
- a CDS encoding nitroreductase family protein translates to MPAEKLKDIALIDGGLISMQLMLAAKARGYDTVPMGGFVHDSFKALFGITERYVPVMLIALGKAAVEGRPTARLPLEAVAQWNAFQA, encoded by the coding sequence ATGCCTGCTGAGAAGCTGAAGGATATTGCGCTGATAGACGGCGGGCTAATCTCCATGCAGCTTATGCTGGCAGCCAAGGCGCGAGGTTATGATACCGTACCTATGGGCGGATTCGTTCACGACAGCTTCAAGGCGCTGTTCGGGATTACAGAGCGTTATGTGCCGGTGATGCTTATTGCGCTGGGCAAGGCAGCAGTAGAGGGTCGGCCGACAGCCAGACTTCCGCTGGAAGCTGTTGCGCAATGGAACGCTTTTCAGGCCTAA
- a CDS encoding pirin family protein, with amino-acid sequence MITVYPAESAHRFDHGWLKGSHVFSFGDFYDPDNTAFGPMRVCNDDTISPGRGFGAHPHSDMEIVSIVLSGVLRHEDNLGNVAETSFGGIQRMSAGTGAIHTEHNPSDSEPVRLLQLWFMPSTRGTAPSYATGRFDPAKLDGRLLPVVAAEASPEVAGIAQDMTIYLGRAQAGGLLDFRQEPGRRIFIYLIGGQITLNGEAVLKPGDSARIEGVSHLELQADEDMLVMLIDLP; translated from the coding sequence TTGATTACAGTATATCCTGCAGAGTCTGCACACCGGTTCGATCACGGCTGGCTGAAGGGCAGTCATGTCTTCTCGTTTGGCGATTTCTATGATCCTGACAATACAGCCTTCGGCCCGATGCGGGTCTGCAACGACGATACCATCTCTCCGGGAAGAGGTTTTGGTGCCCACCCGCACAGTGATATGGAGATCGTCTCCATTGTGCTGTCCGGCGTGCTGCGCCATGAGGATAACCTGGGCAATGTGGCGGAGACTTCTTTTGGCGGCATTCAGCGGATGTCAGCCGGAACGGGAGCCATTCATACGGAGCATAACCCTTCTGACAGCGAGCCGGTGCGGCTGCTGCAGCTGTGGTTCATGCCGAGTACCCGGGGAACGGCCCCTTCCTATGCGACAGGCCGCTTCGATCCGGCGAAGCTGGATGGAAGACTGCTTCCGGTAGTGGCAGCTGAAGCTTCGCCGGAGGTCGCCGGCATTGCCCAGGATATGACCATTTATCTGGGCAGAGCGCAGGCTGGCGGATTGCTTGATTTCCGGCAGGAGCCGGGCCGGCGGATCTTCATCTACTTAATCGGAGGACAAATTACGCTGAACGGGGAAGCTGTGCTGAAGCCGGGGGATTCTGCCCGGATTGAAGGGGTGAGCCATTTGGAGCTGCAGGCAGACGAGGATATGCTTGTCATGCTGATTGATCTGCCTTAA
- a CDS encoding manganese-dependent inorganic pyrophosphatase — protein MTKTLIFGHKNPDTDTICSAIAYAVLKNELGWDAEPVRLGEVSGETQYALDHFGVPAPRLVENVAAEAKQVILVDHNERQQSANDIGQVRVVEVIDHHRIANFETAHPLYYRAEPVGCTATILNKLYKEKGVSIPKDIAGLMLSAIISDSLLFKSPTCTDEDVAAARELADIAGVDADSYGLAMLKAGADLSDKSIAQLISLDAKEFKMGEYKVEIAQVNAVDVNDVLSKQAELETALTAIIDDKGLDLFLFVVTDILNNDSVGLALGRVAVAVEQAYNVKLDDNKAVLKGVVSRKSQIVPVLTETIAKL, from the coding sequence ATGACAAAAACTTTGATCTTTGGACACAAAAACCCGGATACTGATACCATCTGTTCAGCAATTGCTTATGCAGTGCTCAAGAATGAACTGGGCTGGGATGCCGAGCCGGTCCGGCTGGGAGAGGTCAGCGGCGAAACTCAGTATGCGCTTGATCACTTCGGGGTACCGGCGCCGCGTCTGGTGGAGAATGTTGCCGCTGAAGCGAAGCAGGTTATTCTCGTCGACCATAACGAACGTCAGCAAAGTGCGAATGATATCGGTCAGGTCCGTGTGGTTGAGGTTATCGACCATCACCGGATTGCCAACTTTGAAACTGCTCATCCGCTGTACTATCGTGCAGAGCCGGTAGGCTGTACTGCAACCATCCTGAACAAGCTGTACAAAGAGAAGGGTGTAAGCATTCCGAAGGACATCGCCGGTCTGATGCTCTCCGCTATCATTTCCGACTCCCTGCTGTTCAAATCGCCGACCTGCACAGATGAGGATGTTGCCGCTGCACGTGAGCTGGCTGACATTGCTGGTGTAGACGCTGACAGCTATGGCCTTGCTATGCTCAAGGCAGGTGCCGACCTAAGCGACAAGAGTATTGCCCAGCTGATCTCCCTGGATGCCAAGGAATTCAAAATGGGTGAATACAAAGTGGAGATCGCCCAGGTCAATGCTGTAGATGTGAACGATGTGCTCTCTAAGCAGGCAGAGCTGGAAACAGCCCTTACCGCGATTATCGACGACAAGGGACTTGATCTGTTCCTGTTCGTAGTTACCGATATCCTGAACAACGATTCGGTTGGACTGGCTCTGGGCCGCGTGGCTGTTGCCGTAGAGCAGGCTTATAACGTGAAGCTGGACGACAACAAAGCTGTGCTAAAGGGTGTAGTTTCCCGCAAATCACAGATCGTACCGGTGCTGACCGAAACGATTGCCAAGCTGTAA